From Ignavibacteriales bacterium, the proteins below share one genomic window:
- a CDS encoding TolC family protein, with product MKFVKIFFLISFTFVFVTGVNGQEKITLSSAITIALNQNTSVIKSTNSLDASVASLKNAYGNLLPSLNLSSGWNWQRTSSSGSTVLDYFGNPQILGASETDSRSYSMSLGGSVTLFDGLANISTINQRKNDLQAAKYDLEKLRQDVVLQTVNLFITILNNEKILKFQTEDVKYNEDLLNKVKEMFDLRMKANVDLYSQEYQTSNSKLSYLQAKSNYEKSKITFLNYLSKDILKDYIFEMDSSYIPESVKNIDNIDVLLQTALDNRNDYQSSKLKLESSEYQLTIARGGLFPSLSGNYNFSTSATQPSDLFSRKIYSFGLSFSFPIFSKWSTELAIQSALVSNKNTNEDLNALERQIKSDLKNAVLDLQTAKLQLEVSRAALKSAEEIWEIQRDSYTLGSATYIDQQQSYRDYIQATNNSIASESNYIYRQFGLLSAMGLLKSE from the coding sequence ATGAAATTTGTAAAAATATTTTTCTTAATTAGTTTCACTTTTGTATTTGTAACAGGCGTTAATGGTCAAGAAAAAATAACTTTAAGTAGTGCTATTACTATCGCCCTTAATCAAAATACATCAGTTATTAAAAGCACAAATAGTTTGGATGCTTCCGTTGCGTCTCTGAAAAACGCATACGGAAATTTATTACCATCCTTAAATCTAAGCAGCGGATGGAACTGGCAGCGGACAAGCAGTTCGGGCAGCACAGTTCTTGATTATTTTGGCAATCCGCAGATTCTTGGAGCCAGTGAAACCGATTCCAGAAGTTACAGCATGTCTTTAGGCGGTAGCGTTACTCTTTTTGACGGGCTCGCTAACATTTCAACAATTAATCAGAGGAAGAATGATCTTCAAGCAGCTAAATACGATTTGGAAAAACTGAGGCAAGATGTTGTGCTTCAAACTGTAAATCTCTTCATCACTATTCTGAATAACGAAAAGATACTCAAGTTCCAAACGGAAGATGTAAAGTACAACGAAGATCTGCTTAACAAAGTAAAAGAAATGTTTGATCTAAGAATGAAAGCAAATGTAGATTTGTATTCGCAGGAATATCAGACTTCCAATTCTAAACTATCTTATCTTCAAGCAAAAAGTAATTATGAAAAATCAAAAATTACTTTTCTAAATTATTTATCTAAAGATATTTTAAAGGATTATATATTTGAAATGGATTCTTCTTACATACCTGAGTCTGTTAAAAATATTGATAATATTGATGTACTTCTTCAAACTGCTTTAGATAATAGAAATGATTACCAGAGTTCCAAATTAAAATTGGAAAGCTCCGAATACCAGTTAACTATTGCCAGGGGCGGTTTATTTCCAAGTTTAAGCGGCAACTATAATTTTTCCACCAGTGCTACACAGCCATCTGATTTGTTTAGTAGAAAAATTTACAGTTTCGGTTTATCATTTAGTTTTCCAATTTTTTCCAAATGGAGTACTGAACTTGCTATTCAATCTGCTTTAGTCTCAAACAAAAATACTAATGAAGATTTGAATGCACTGGAAAGACAAATTAAAAGCGATTTGAAAAATGCCGTTCTGGATTTACAAACAGCAAAACTGCAGTTAGAGGTTTCTAGGGCTGCATTAAAATCCGCTGAAGAAATTTGGGAAATTCAACGCGATTCTTACACACTTGGTTCTGCAACATACATTGATCAACAGCAATCATACAGAGATTACATTCAAGCAACTAATAACAGTATCGCCAGTGAATCAAATTATATCTACAGGCAGTTTGGACTTCTTAGCGCTATGGGCTTGCTTAAAAGCGAGTAA
- a CDS encoding ABC transporter permease, whose amino-acid sequence MKAKIILKVATRSIMKSRMRSLLTALGIIIGVAAVVVMVAIGDGAQQKVEEQIAMLGSNLIIITPGASNSGGVNRGSGTFNRFTWEDVDKIKNEATLIKGVTPIVFSGGQVIGGVGNWFTRIQGVSPDYLEIRSWPLASGEFFTERDVMARSKVCILGSDVVKNLFPNDDPVGQQIRIRSVPFRVIGVLKSKGQSSVGTSNDDIILAPSRTVGDRLSGDHMRIGSIQVSAISNDRIPAVMAELKSILRESHKLTQGEDDDFTIQDQSDLSETATATSRILTILLASVAGVSLVVGGIGIMNIMLVSVTERTREIGIRLSVGARASDILVQFLTEAIVLSLSGGVIGVLLSFLIAYILNNYTSQSAYIKPQIIMIAFGFAGAIGIFFGFYPARKASALNPIDALRYE is encoded by the coding sequence ATGAAAGCAAAAATCATATTAAAAGTCGCGACAAGAAGTATCATGAAATCGCGGATGAGAAGTTTATTAACAGCACTGGGAATTATCATAGGTGTTGCTGCTGTCGTAGTAATGGTTGCTATTGGAGATGGTGCACAGCAAAAAGTCGAAGAGCAAATCGCAATGCTTGGTTCTAACTTAATAATTATTACACCCGGTGCTTCAAACAGCGGTGGTGTTAATAGAGGCTCAGGAACTTTCAATAGATTTACTTGGGAAGACGTTGATAAAATAAAAAACGAAGCAACCTTAATTAAAGGTGTTACTCCAATAGTTTTTTCAGGTGGACAAGTAATTGGCGGAGTTGGAAATTGGTTTACAAGAATTCAAGGTGTCTCTCCTGATTATCTCGAAATTCGTTCATGGCCATTGGCTAGTGGTGAGTTCTTTACTGAAAGAGATGTAATGGCAAGATCAAAAGTTTGCATTCTTGGTTCAGATGTTGTAAAGAATTTATTCCCTAATGACGATCCGGTAGGACAACAAATAAGAATCCGGAGTGTTCCGTTTAGAGTTATCGGCGTTCTTAAATCAAAAGGACAAAGTTCAGTTGGAACAAGCAACGATGATATTATTTTAGCTCCTTCAAGGACTGTTGGAGACCGCCTTTCCGGTGATCATATGCGCATTGGTTCTATACAAGTCAGTGCAATTTCTAATGACAGGATACCGGCCGTTATGGCCGAATTAAAAAGTATCCTGAGAGAATCACATAAACTGACTCAGGGTGAAGATGATGATTTTACAATTCAGGATCAATCGGATCTATCTGAAACTGCAACTGCAACATCGCGTATCTTAACAATTCTTTTAGCATCGGTAGCAGGCGTCTCTCTTGTTGTTGGCGGAATTGGAATTATGAATATCATGCTTGTCTCCGTTACCGAAAGAACAAGAGAAATCGGTATCAGACTATCTGTAGGCGCTAGAGCTTCTGATATATTAGTTCAATTTTTAACTGAAGCAATAGTATTAAGTTTATCCGGAGGAGTAATTGGCGTCTTGCTCTCATTTTTAATTGCGTATATATTAAATAATTATACAAGTCAATCAGCATATATTAAACCGCAAATAATAATGATAGCATTCGGATTTGCAGGAGCAATAGGAATATTTTTCGGATTTTATCCTGCAAGAAAAGCATCGGCATTAAATCCTATTGATGCTTTAAGGTACGAATGA
- a CDS encoding DUF58 domain-containing protein yields the protein MLTKELLKQVKQIEIRTRGIVNEVFSGEYHSVFKGRGMEFSEVREYNFGDDIRSIDWNVTARFGHPYIKIFEEERELTVMLLVDMSGSLMFGSVEKTKQQVAAELSAVLAFSALKNNDKVGLILFTDRIEKFVPPRKGKSHSLRIIREVLSFEPEGNQTNLRQALEYFNHTIKKKAIVFLISDFIDGGYEKILRIVGKKHDLIGIVLCDQREKSVLDAGLIKFRDAETGEIRFIDTGDKIIRQSVIDENKHWAEFRRQLFLSSRLDSIDIETSGSYVKPLVDFFKLREKRW from the coding sequence ATGTTAACAAAAGAATTACTAAAACAAGTAAAACAAATTGAGATTCGTACCCGCGGAATTGTGAACGAAGTTTTTTCCGGCGAATACCATTCTGTATTTAAGGGAAGAGGAATGGAATTTTCCGAAGTACGCGAATATAATTTCGGCGATGATATACGAAGCATTGATTGGAACGTTACTGCACGGTTCGGCCATCCGTACATAAAAATATTTGAAGAAGAACGCGAACTTACAGTTATGCTACTTGTTGATATGAGTGGATCGTTAATGTTCGGTTCTGTTGAAAAAACAAAACAGCAAGTTGCAGCTGAGCTAAGTGCTGTTCTTGCTTTTTCTGCTTTGAAGAATAATGATAAAGTTGGATTAATATTATTTACTGATCGAATTGAAAAATTTGTTCCTCCTAGAAAAGGAAAGAGTCACTCACTTAGAATAATTAGAGAAGTTCTTTCGTTCGAGCCGGAAGGAAATCAAACAAATCTCCGCCAAGCACTTGAGTATTTTAATCATACAATAAAAAAGAAAGCGATTGTATTTTTGATCTCGGATTTCATAGACGGCGGTTATGAAAAGATTTTACGTATCGTTGGTAAAAAACATGATTTGATTGGAATAGTACTTTGTGATCAAAGAGAAAAATCTGTATTGGATGCCGGATTGATAAAATTCCGCGATGCAGAAACCGGAGAGATCCGTTTTATTGATACAGGTGATAAGATTATTCGACAATCAGTCATTGATGAAAATAAGCACTGGGCAGAATTCCGCAGACAGCTTTTTCTTTCCAGCAGATTGGATTCGATTGATATTGAAACATCCGGATCATATGTAAAACCTCTTGTTGATTTTTTTAAGCTGAGGGAAAAAAGATGGTAA
- a CDS encoding MoxR family ATPase codes for MDITALNEKIRKESEFIDVLFNEMSKTIVGQKSMLERLVVGLLSNGHVLLEGVPGLAKTLAIKSLAASMKAKFQRIQFTPDLLPADLIGTLIYNQKDGNFAIKKGPIFANFILADEINRAPAKVQSALLEAMQERQVTIGESTFKLDDPFLVLATQNPIEQEGTYPLPEAQVDRFMLKVKITYPSREEEQKIMKLNTTSDNPTINAVINPADIIKARKLVQEIYVDEKIEKYILDIVFATRSPKDFGLDELTDLISYGGSPRASINLALGARAMAFIKRRGYVIPEDVRSICSDVLRHRIAVTYEAEAEDITSETIISKILNKIEVP; via the coding sequence TTGGATATTACAGCACTAAATGAAAAAATAAGAAAGGAAAGCGAGTTTATTGATGTACTATTCAACGAGATGAGTAAAACTATCGTTGGACAAAAATCAATGCTTGAACGCCTTGTAGTTGGGCTTCTTTCCAACGGGCACGTTTTACTTGAAGGTGTACCCGGTTTAGCTAAAACACTTGCAATCAAGTCGCTTGCCGCATCAATGAAAGCAAAATTCCAGAGGATACAATTTACACCGGATCTTCTTCCCGCAGATTTAATCGGCACATTGATCTATAACCAGAAAGATGGAAACTTTGCAATTAAGAAGGGACCGATCTTTGCAAACTTTATTCTTGCAGATGAAATCAACCGCGCACCTGCTAAAGTTCAAAGTGCACTTCTTGAAGCTATGCAGGAAAGACAAGTAACGATTGGTGAATCAACATTTAAACTGGATGATCCTTTTTTAGTTCTTGCAACTCAGAACCCGATCGAGCAAGAAGGAACTTATCCTTTACCGGAAGCTCAAGTTGATCGTTTTATGCTGAAAGTTAAGATCACTTATCCTTCCCGTGAAGAAGAGCAGAAGATTATGAAATTAAACACTACTTCTGACAATCCAACTATAAATGCTGTAATTAATCCCGCAGATATTATTAAAGCACGTAAACTCGTTCAAGAAATTTATGTAGATGAAAAAATCGAGAAATATATTTTAGATATTGTTTTTGCAACACGCTCACCAAAAGATTTTGGTTTAGATGAATTGACTGATCTTATAAGTTACGGCGGATCGCCAAGAGCATCTATTAATCTTGCTTTAGGCGCGCGCGCTATGGCGTTTATAAAAAGAAGAGGATATGTAATTCCGGAAGATGTCCGTTCGATCTGTTCAGATGTATTGCGTCATCGAATTGCTGTTACTTACGAAGCTGAAGCTGAGGATATTACTTCCGAAACAATTATTTCAAAAATATTAAACAAAATAGAAGTACCGTGA
- a CDS encoding ABC transporter ATP-binding protein — translation MENILIKTVDLSKTYKVGDIEVHALKSVNITINKGEFVAIMGASGSGKSTLMNLLGCLDMPTAGDYFLDGINTSKLAQNEYANIRNQKIGFVFQGFNLLPRTTALENVELPLMYDRLEKVKDHQKQATEALKKVGLADRMHHIPSQLSGGQQQRVALARALVNEPSLILADEPTGNLDSVTSVEVFTLFQKLNDEGITIVMVTHERDFAAFAKRIIEMRDGRVIKDTNIKDRLNAEEELKKAIAEAEIAE, via the coding sequence TTGGAAAATATATTAATTAAAACTGTAGACTTATCTAAGACATATAAAGTCGGCGATATAGAAGTCCATGCGTTGAAGTCTGTTAACATTACAATCAACAAGGGAGAATTTGTTGCCATTATGGGCGCATCTGGTTCAGGTAAATCTACTCTGATGAATTTATTGGGATGTCTGGATATGCCAACAGCAGGAGATTATTTCCTCGATGGAATCAATACAAGTAAACTTGCACAGAATGAATACGCCAACATAAGAAATCAAAAAATAGGTTTTGTATTTCAAGGATTTAATTTACTTCCGCGTACTACTGCCCTTGAAAATGTTGAACTGCCGTTAATGTATGATCGTTTGGAAAAAGTTAAAGATCATCAGAAACAAGCAACTGAAGCTCTCAAGAAAGTAGGACTTGCAGACAGAATGCATCATATACCAAGTCAGTTATCAGGTGGTCAACAGCAAAGAGTAGCACTTGCAAGAGCTTTAGTAAATGAACCATCATTGATTTTAGCAGATGAACCCACCGGTAACTTGGATAGCGTAACATCGGTTGAAGTATTTACTCTCTTTCAAAAATTAAATGATGAAGGAATAACTATTGTAATGGTTACACATGAAAGGGATTTTGCAGCATTTGCAAAAAGAATTATCGAAATGCGTGACGGAAGAGTGATAAAAGATACAAATATTAAAGACCGACTTAACGCTGAAGAAGAATTAAAAAAGGCAATTGCTGAAGCTGAAATAGCAGAATAG
- a CDS encoding efflux RND transporter periplasmic adaptor subunit — MKKKAIIISTVIIGLLIVAYFLFFRGDSTGTKFSYVQITRGDLPLIISSSGTIQAIKTVDVGTQVSGKIDRLLVDFNSQVRKGQLLAVIDTVVLAASLRDAQSSLDRAKAQYDQAVAVHERNKQLFEKKFMNEVDFIASKTNVQVLLASQKSAVTSLERAKLNLNYAYIYSPISGTIINRSVEQGQTVAASLSAPTIFTIAEDLSSMRILTNVDESDIGQIKVGQKVQFTVQAQQSKKFDGEVTQIRLNPNVVSNVVNYVVVVQADNKERFLLPGMTATVDFYVDFREKVLLVPNVALRFQPTDEMTAEYTKNREKELANLPDSVKKKMQAFGGGQFNPGAIGGNSNGQSAMTGNNNGTRRRNANRVWYYDENNKLQMSMIFAGLTDGKNTEIIKSRNLKEGMKVISGVIENQTSTTTTSTNPFNPTQQGGNRGGGMGRGF, encoded by the coding sequence ATGAAAAAAAAGGCAATCATAATTTCCACAGTTATAATTGGTTTGTTAATAGTTGCTTACTTTTTATTTTTTCGAGGAGATTCAACGGGAACAAAATTTTCTTATGTCCAAATTACAAGAGGTGATCTACCCCTTATTATCAGTAGTTCGGGAACAATCCAGGCTATCAAAACTGTTGATGTAGGAACACAAGTCTCCGGAAAAATCGATAGACTATTAGTTGATTTTAACAGTCAGGTAAGAAAGGGACAACTATTAGCAGTTATTGATACAGTAGTTTTAGCGGCTTCGTTAAGGGATGCTCAGTCAAGTCTTGATAGAGCTAAAGCGCAATACGACCAGGCAGTTGCTGTTCATGAGAGAAATAAACAACTCTTCGAAAAGAAATTTATGAACGAAGTGGATTTTATTGCATCAAAGACAAACGTTCAAGTTTTACTTGCTTCTCAAAAATCTGCAGTTACTTCACTCGAAAGAGCAAAATTAAATTTGAACTACGCTTATATTTATTCTCCTATTTCTGGAACCATAATCAACCGAAGTGTTGAGCAAGGGCAGACTGTCGCAGCAAGTTTATCTGCACCCACAATATTTACAATAGCAGAAGATCTTTCCTCTATGCGTATTTTAACCAACGTAGATGAAAGCGATATTGGCCAAATAAAAGTTGGGCAAAAGGTTCAGTTCACAGTTCAAGCACAACAAAGCAAAAAATTTGACGGTGAAGTTACTCAGATCAGATTAAACCCAAATGTTGTATCCAACGTAGTTAATTATGTGGTGGTAGTTCAAGCTGATAATAAAGAAAGATTTTTGTTACCTGGAATGACTGCAACAGTAGATTTTTATGTTGACTTCAGAGAAAAGGTACTTCTAGTTCCTAATGTTGCTTTACGATTTCAACCTACCGACGAAATGACTGCAGAGTATACAAAGAATAGAGAAAAAGAATTGGCAAATCTGCCTGATAGTGTTAAGAAGAAAATGCAGGCATTTGGAGGAGGACAATTTAATCCCGGGGCGATAGGTGGAAATAGTAATGGACAAAGTGCAATGACTGGCAATAACAACGGTACAAGAAGACGTAATGCAAATAGAGTATGGTACTATGATGAAAATAATAAATTGCAAATGAGTATGATCTTTGCCGGATTAACGGATGGAAAAAATACTGAAATTATTAAAAGTAGAAACTTAAAAGAAGGAATGAAAGTTATTTCAGGTGTTATCGAAAACCAAACTTCGACTACAACAACTTCAACGAATCCTTTCAACCCAACTCAACAAGGCGGTAATCGTGGTGGTGGTATGGGAAGAGGATTTTAG
- a CDS encoding class I SAM-dependent rRNA methyltransferase — translation MAKVVLNKHEERRIKQGHLWIFSNEIAKAEGDISNGELVRVYDSKNNFIGNGFYNGNSLIAVRIISNEESVDLENLFSNRLHSAYEFRKKVYSQRESFRMVFSESDFLPGLIIDKYNDTFVLQVYSAGMEKSIELITKILRKDFSAKNIFTKGEEYFRKLEGLPDENKIYLGEMNEEIISDGTVKYKINFTTGHKTGFYFDQCDNRDFFGKFCEDKFVLDCFCNAGGFGLHAAHGNAKEIVFVDSSSEEIKNAQENFSLNRFKCKSEFIQSDVFDYLEKCKSENRTFDVINLDPPAFAKNKKTLATAIKGYEKLNRLAIDLLKDGGMLFTSSCSHHLKEEMFMDAINTAALKAGKKIQLFYFNNASLDHPSLPAMEETVYLKFATVRVLTK, via the coding sequence GTGGCAAAGGTAGTTTTAAATAAGCATGAAGAACGAAGAATAAAACAAGGGCATCTCTGGATCTTTAGCAATGAAATAGCAAAAGCTGAAGGAGATATTTCCAATGGTGAGCTTGTCCGGGTATATGATTCGAAGAATAATTTTATAGGGAACGGATTTTATAACGGCAATTCTCTAATAGCTGTCCGCATTATCTCTAATGAAGAATCAGTTGATCTTGAAAATCTTTTCAGTAATAGATTACACTCAGCTTATGAATTCAGAAAAAAAGTTTATTCTCAGCGTGAATCATTCCGAATGGTTTTTAGCGAAAGCGATTTTTTGCCGGGGCTTATCATTGATAAATACAACGATACATTTGTTCTACAGGTTTATTCAGCAGGAATGGAAAAGAGCATCGAACTAATAACAAAAATATTACGTAAAGATTTTTCTGCTAAAAATATTTTTACAAAAGGGGAGGAGTACTTCCGAAAACTGGAAGGCTTGCCGGACGAGAATAAAATTTATCTTGGTGAAATGAACGAAGAGATTATTTCCGATGGAACAGTGAAATACAAAATCAATTTTACAACAGGGCACAAAACCGGTTTCTATTTTGATCAGTGTGATAACCGTGATTTTTTTGGAAAGTTCTGTGAGGATAAATTCGTACTTGATTGTTTCTGCAATGCAGGCGGATTTGGTTTACATGCAGCTCACGGTAATGCAAAAGAAATTGTATTTGTAGATTCGTCTTCCGAGGAAATTAAAAATGCGCAAGAAAATTTTTCTCTAAACAGATTCAAATGTAAATCCGAGTTTATTCAATCGGATGTCTTTGACTATCTGGAAAAATGTAAAAGTGAAAACAGAACATTTGATGTTATCAATTTAGATCCGCCAGCATTTGCAAAGAACAAAAAAACATTAGCAACAGCTATCAAGGGCTATGAAAAACTGAATCGTCTTGCTATAGATCTCTTGAAAGATGGCGGAATGCTTTTTACTTCTTCATGTTCTCATCATCTTAAAGAAGAAATGTTTATGGATGCAATCAATACGGCGGCTCTTAAAGCAGGAAAGAAAATACAACTCTTTTATTTTAATAATGCTTCTCTAGATCATCCATCTTTGCCTGCAATGGAAGAGACGGTTTATTTGAAGTTTGCTACGGTTAGGGTTCTCACAAAATAA